From Chryseobacterium gallinarum, one genomic window encodes:
- a CDS encoding YoaK family protein — MLRNYSNSRTLGDNIRLGTLTAFTAGTINIASLLIFLSFTSNVTGHYAILAAEISKANWTQVAVVGAWIFLFFFGSFLSNFIVINFNKKSKYFAHAMPIVLEIICLLFVGVYGQLYYQKTLEETEYLVALMLFATGLQNGLTASISNFSVKTTHLTGTTTDLGILVSMFTQKKYRKNGELIGRAKLLSSIMLAYVLGAVFSGLTYYYLEFRVFYVISICLLVVIGYDAYKIHVRHFNTRYRYNRIYKKPNLMAYLYEKIHGTPKRDEKRKLVFED; from the coding sequence ATGTTAAGGAATTATAGTAACAGCAGGACATTGGGAGACAACATCAGATTGGGGACGCTGACTGCCTTCACGGCAGGTACTATAAATATAGCATCCCTGTTGATATTTCTTTCTTTTACATCGAATGTGACGGGACACTACGCTATTTTAGCGGCTGAAATCAGTAAAGCAAACTGGACGCAGGTAGCGGTAGTAGGAGCATGGATCTTTTTGTTCTTCTTCGGAAGCTTTCTATCTAATTTTATTGTTATCAACTTCAATAAAAAAAGTAAATATTTTGCCCACGCCATGCCGATTGTGCTGGAAATCATATGCCTTCTTTTCGTAGGGGTATATGGGCAGCTGTATTATCAGAAAACTTTGGAAGAAACAGAATATCTGGTGGCGCTGATGCTTTTTGCTACGGGATTACAAAACGGATTAACGGCAAGTATTTCCAATTTTTCAGTGAAAACAACCCATCTTACAGGAACTACAACCGATCTGGGAATCCTGGTTTCCATGTTTACCCAGAAAAAATACAGAAAGAACGGAGAGCTGATCGGCAGGGCCAAACTATTATCAAGTATTATGCTGGCCTATGTTTTAGGAGCAGTGTTTTCAGGATTGACGTATTATTACCTGGAATTCAGAGTGTTTTACGTAATCAGTATATGTCTTTTGGTGGTCATCGGATATGATGCCTATAAAATTCATGTGAGGCATTTTAATACCAGATACAGATACAACAGGATTTATAAAAAGCCCAACCTCATGGCCTATTTGTATGAAAAGATCCATGGCACTCCCAAAAGGGATGAAAAGAGAAAACTTGTTTTTGAAGACTGA
- a CDS encoding GNAT family N-acetyltransferase, whose translation MNDINNEVKVIPYEPQYKEAFKALNEEWIKTFFVMEPGDYKLLDHPEEEILNKGGHIAFAMLNGCVVGTCALVKTEDQPLTFELSKMAVSPKAQGKKLGYLLGSALIEKAKELKAEKVFLVTNSILVPAIRLYEKLGFKHIPVVNAGYDRVDVQMELDLRTLH comes from the coding sequence ATGAATGACATCAATAATGAAGTAAAGGTTATTCCTTACGAACCTCAGTATAAAGAAGCCTTCAAAGCCTTAAATGAAGAATGGATCAAAACATTTTTTGTCATGGAGCCCGGTGATTATAAACTGCTGGATCATCCTGAAGAAGAAATTCTAAATAAAGGAGGGCATATTGCTTTTGCTATGCTTAACGGGTGCGTGGTAGGCACATGTGCGTTAGTGAAAACAGAAGATCAGCCTCTTACCTTTGAACTGTCAAAAATGGCCGTAAGCCCTAAAGCTCAGGGAAAAAAGCTGGGATATTTACTTGGATCCGCATTAATAGAAAAAGCTAAAGAACTAAAGGCCGAAAAGGTCTTTCTGGTAACCAATTCTATTCTTGTTCCTGCTATCAGATTATATGAGAAACTAGGATTTAAGCATATTCCTGTTGTCAATGCTGGCTATGACCGTGTGGATGTTCAGATGGAATTGGATTTAAGAACACTCCATTGA
- a CDS encoding sensor histidine kinase, producing the protein MFNKVITNQTKTMVLLMLVFTAIILLFSGLVYFSIVNFSHQRFYELLKIRTATIVQIEKSKDHLDLPENYILNNRNDEELPMEKDYVFAVPADSNFKKISQSVHIPDYFFESIIRNGEANYNDKEFYYIGQSFKYDNKDYIAIASAKNHYVIYYLGFLKRTLVTCIILSLFFSMIFSFYLSKTLFKPILKITGKVKEISSENLHLRLEPQPDNKELNELIETFNGMLNRIETSFETQNHLIGNVSHELRTPLTSIMGEADVALSISRTAEEYKETLEIILDEAEKLDKKIKALLMIAQTGFDGKVQKMDKVRIDQLLWDVIETLRRIDSRNNIYLDISMLPDNPKKLKVLGNEQLLHLAVANIISNGCKYSNFQQVKVSLGATDTDVYIIVKDTGIGIPEEEMNKIYDPFFRASNTNNYEGYGIGLPLARNIVRMHHGELIVSSYENKGTTVQMRFPNFYKKQENA; encoded by the coding sequence ATGTTTAATAAAGTGATCACAAATCAAACCAAAACGATGGTGCTTTTAATGTTGGTTTTTACTGCCATTATACTGTTGTTCAGTGGATTGGTTTACTTTTCGATCGTTAATTTTTCTCATCAGAGATTTTATGAGTTGCTGAAAATCCGGACAGCAACTATTGTTCAGATCGAAAAAAGCAAGGATCATCTCGATCTTCCTGAAAATTATATCCTCAATAACAGGAACGATGAAGAACTTCCCATGGAAAAAGATTATGTTTTTGCCGTTCCTGCAGATTCTAATTTTAAAAAAATATCCCAATCTGTTCATATTCCCGATTATTTTTTCGAAAGTATCATCAGAAATGGTGAGGCCAATTATAACGATAAAGAGTTTTACTATATAGGTCAGTCATTTAAATATGATAATAAAGATTACATTGCTATCGCTTCAGCAAAGAACCATTATGTAATTTACTATCTGGGTTTTCTTAAAAGAACACTGGTTACCTGTATCATACTTTCTCTGTTTTTTAGTATGATATTCTCCTTTTACCTTTCTAAAACATTATTCAAGCCTATCCTAAAAATTACCGGAAAAGTAAAAGAGATCAGTTCCGAAAACCTCCATCTTCGGTTGGAGCCACAGCCGGATAATAAAGAACTGAACGAACTGATAGAAACGTTTAACGGAATGCTGAACCGTATCGAGACCTCCTTTGAAACACAAAACCATTTGATTGGAAATGTCTCACACGAATTAAGAACACCACTGACTTCCATTATGGGAGAAGCAGATGTGGCCCTCTCCATCAGCAGGACGGCTGAGGAATATAAGGAAACCCTGGAAATCATCCTTGATGAGGCAGAAAAACTCGACAAAAAAATCAAAGCCTTGCTGATGATCGCCCAAACCGGATTCGATGGAAAAGTTCAGAAAATGGATAAGGTGAGAATCGATCAGCTCCTTTGGGATGTTATTGAAACACTGAGAAGGATCGATTCGAGAAACAATATTTACCTGGATATCAGCATGCTTCCCGATAATCCTAAAAAGCTCAAGGTGTTGGGTAACGAGCAGTTACTGCACCTTGCCGTAGCTAATATCATCAGCAATGGCTGCAAATATTCGAATTTCCAACAGGTAAAAGTTTCTCTCGGGGCTACAGATACAGATGTCTATATTATTGTAAAAGATACCGGAATCGGGATTCCTGAAGAAGAAATGAATAAAATCTATGACCCGTTCTTCAGGGCTTCCAATACCAATAATTATGAAGGATACGGAATCGGGCTGCCTTTGGCAAGGAATATCGTAAGAATGCATCATGGAGAGCTGATTGTAAGTTCGTACGAGAATAAAGGAACTACGGTTCAGATGCGTTTCCCGAATTTTTATAAGAAGCAGGAGAATGCCTGA
- a CDS encoding rhomboid family intramembrane serine protease, whose product MFNNIPPITRNIIIINVIVFIATYFLGNQAIAYLAGFYPFSPYFHSWQIITHMFMHGGLMHILFNMLTLFSFGPILEQTLGDKKYLLLYFASGLGAFFLFNLWNFVEVQQISNELQQLGFNVNAYLSGASVEFSGNTDAILKQRELLGSLDGIVKTPMVGASGAIFGVVAAFATLYPDAKIGIMFIPVPMKVKYLLPIIVVISVYLGVSGNGGGIAHLAHVGGALVGWLLARNWKKHLYRFN is encoded by the coding sequence ATGTTTAACAATATACCGCCCATCACAAGAAATATCATCATTATCAATGTGATTGTATTCATTGCTACCTATTTTCTCGGAAATCAGGCGATAGCTTATCTTGCTGGGTTTTATCCATTTTCACCGTATTTTCATTCATGGCAGATTATTACCCATATGTTCATGCATGGAGGCTTAATGCATATTCTTTTTAATATGCTGACTTTGTTTAGTTTTGGTCCTATTCTGGAACAAACATTAGGAGATAAAAAATACTTATTATTATATTTTGCAAGCGGATTAGGAGCATTCTTCCTTTTCAACTTATGGAATTTCGTTGAAGTTCAGCAGATTTCTAATGAATTACAGCAATTAGGATTCAATGTCAATGCTTATTTATCCGGAGCTAGTGTAGAGTTTAGTGGAAATACAGACGCGATTCTAAAACAAAGAGAACTGCTGGGGAGTTTAGATGGAATTGTGAAAACACCTATGGTAGGTGCTTCAGGAGCTATTTTTGGAGTTGTAGCGGCATTTGCTACTTTATATCCTGATGCCAAAATTGGAATTATGTTTATTCCGGTTCCCATGAAAGTAAAATATCTGCTGCCTATTATTGTTGTAATCTCTGTATACCTTGGTGTTTCCGGAAATGGAGGAGGGATTGCTCACCTGGCGCATGTTGGGGGAGCGTTGGTAGGC
- a CDS encoding response regulator transcription factor, with the protein MKKIILIEDETSVVSFIKKGLQESGYEVSVAFDGRMGVQLVQANDFDLVILDIMLPEMNGLDVCKEIRKTNQSVPILFLTALGSSENIVLGLESGGDDYLVKPFKFIELVARVKSLLRRSNGGSAQETIGQEADTEHIFQFSDLTVNDYTKKVTRAGEEITLTSTEYKLLLYFLNNPEKVISRAEILDAVWGVNYELGTNVVDVYVNYLRKKLDNHEDNKLIHTVIGMGYVLKKG; encoded by the coding sequence ATGAAAAAAATTATTCTTATTGAAGACGAAACAAGTGTTGTATCTTTTATTAAAAAGGGGCTTCAGGAAAGTGGATACGAAGTTTCTGTAGCCTTTGACGGGCGTATGGGAGTTCAGCTGGTACAGGCTAATGATTTCGATCTGGTGATTCTGGATATTATGCTGCCGGAAATGAATGGGCTGGATGTGTGCAAAGAAATCAGGAAGACCAATCAGAGTGTCCCTATTTTATTTTTAACCGCTTTGGGCTCTTCAGAAAATATAGTTCTCGGACTGGAAAGCGGAGGAGATGATTATCTGGTGAAGCCATTTAAATTTATTGAATTGGTAGCCCGTGTAAAATCATTATTGAGGAGAAGTAATGGCGGCAGTGCACAGGAGACTATAGGACAGGAGGCTGATACTGAACATATCTTTCAGTTCTCTGATCTCACAGTGAATGATTATACTAAAAAAGTTACACGTGCCGGTGAGGAAATTACCCTTACATCTACAGAGTATAAATTACTTTTATATTTTCTTAATAATCCTGAAAAAGTAATTTCCAGGGCAGAAATCCTGGATGCGGTTTGGGGAGTCAACTATGAGCTGGGAACGAATGTAGTAGATGTATATGTGAATTATTTAAGGAAAAAACTGGATAACCATGAGGACAATAAATTAATTCATACAGTAATAGGAATGGGATATGTTCTGAAAAAAGGATAA
- a CDS encoding aminotransferase-like domain-containing protein, protein MPKDVLYLKIANSVTEQIKSETLQFGDKLPSLRSAQKLYNVSLNTIKQAYTELESRSLVESRPKYGYYVSQTSQRKLALPSVAKMKISEGNNSPEDLIDKVFGTISGTDVTQFALGIPGKSLLPVAKMKKCMINVMKKKHDSGTNYEPVQGSERLRREIAKWAMVMEGKITEDDLVITSGAMNGVYNCLMAVTKPGDSVAVESPVYFGILQAIQLLGLKAVEIPTHPISGVDLDALKKVLPKLSACCFVVNYNNPLGFQMPDENKKELVRLITEYNVPLIEDDVYGNIYFGAGRPKPCKYYDEAGIVMWIGSVSKTLAPGYRIGWVAPGKFKEKIIRQKLVQTVSGPSLFSDVIADFLEHGGYDHHLRMFRKKLYANYLQIQKSVNHYFPDTTKISEPRGGFMLWLELDKKICTEDLYDEAFSQKINFAPGRMFSQYNQYQNCMRLNYALEWTDRVESDLEKLGKMIKNRM, encoded by the coding sequence ATGCCTAAAGATGTTCTGTATCTTAAAATTGCTAATTCTGTTACTGAACAGATCAAAAGTGAAACACTACAGTTCGGTGACAAACTGCCCTCATTAAGGAGCGCCCAAAAGCTATATAACGTGAGCCTGAATACCATAAAACAGGCCTATACAGAGCTTGAGAGCCGCTCGCTGGTGGAATCACGTCCTAAATACGGATACTATGTAAGCCAGACCTCCCAGCGGAAACTGGCATTACCTTCTGTAGCCAAAATGAAAATTTCAGAGGGAAATAACAGTCCTGAAGATCTTATTGACAAAGTATTCGGAACTATTTCGGGAACAGATGTGACCCAATTTGCTCTGGGAATACCGGGAAAAAGTCTTCTCCCTGTGGCCAAGATGAAGAAGTGCATGATTAATGTAATGAAAAAGAAACATGACAGCGGAACCAATTATGAGCCTGTACAGGGAAGTGAACGTCTGCGTCGTGAAATTGCCAAATGGGCCATGGTGATGGAGGGAAAAATTACAGAGGATGATCTGGTGATTACTTCAGGGGCCATGAACGGAGTTTATAACTGTTTGATGGCAGTAACAAAACCCGGAGATTCAGTAGCTGTGGAAAGCCCGGTGTATTTTGGAATACTTCAGGCCATTCAGCTATTAGGATTAAAAGCAGTGGAAATCCCCACCCATCCTATTTCAGGAGTAGACCTGGATGCTTTGAAAAAAGTGCTGCCAAAACTTTCAGCGTGCTGTTTTGTAGTGAATTATAATAATCCGTTAGGTTTCCAGATGCCGGACGAAAACAAAAAAGAACTGGTAAGGCTTATCACAGAATATAATGTTCCCCTGATTGAAGATGATGTCTATGGAAACATTTATTTCGGGGCAGGAAGACCGAAACCCTGCAAATATTATGATGAAGCGGGAATCGTAATGTGGATTGGATCGGTTTCCAAAACCCTTGCACCGGGATACAGGATAGGCTGGGTAGCCCCGGGGAAATTTAAAGAAAAGATTATTCGTCAGAAACTGGTACAGACAGTTTCCGGCCCATCTTTATTTTCAGATGTGATTGCTGATTTTCTGGAACACGGAGGTTATGATCATCACCTGAGAATGTTCCGGAAAAAATTGTATGCCAATTATCTGCAGATTCAAAAATCAGTAAACCACTACTTTCCGGATACTACCAAAATCTCCGAACCTAGAGGAGGCTTTATGCTATGGCTGGAGCTGGATAAAAAAATTTGCACGGAAGACCTGTATGATGAAGCCTTTAGCCAGAAAATAAACTTTGCTCCAGGAAGAATGTTTTCACAATATAACCAGTATCAGAACTGTATGCGACTGAACTATGCACTGGAATGGACAGACCGCGTTGAAAGTGACCTGGAGAAATTAGGTAAAATGATAAAAAACAGAATGTAA
- the mutL gene encoding DNA mismatch repair endonuclease MutL, whose protein sequence is MSDIIQLLPDHVANQIAAGEVVQRPASIVKELLENAIDAEATKIELIIRDAGKNLIQVVDDGKGMSETDARMAFERHATSKIRGTEDIFKIATKGFRGEALASIAAVSQVELRTKQKDASIGTNIYIEGGVFQFQDPVQTTEGSNFLVKNLFYNVPARRKFLKNNNIEFRHVIDEFQRVALAHEGLEFSLFHDDEAVFRLRKGSQMQRIVDVFGRKLQPQLIPIKEDIIWCKLHGFVAKPEGAKKSRGEQFFFVNGRYFRSPYFNKAVQEAFEGLLQPGYVPTFFLYLELDPEKIDVNIHPQKTEVKFEDEHLIFALLRSTIKRSLGIYNVSPSLDFDRDPDLDEMMNKPLPSKSNSGSGVIKMPEIIVDKDYNPFLEERNVVLPEEIQNLTEMYHQNISAEPSKINLFEDEDFDEDLMRLPNGYWLFNKGDVTLMLDLGRMHRLVISESESNKSTRKINTNSHALLFSLEYHMNEIEKNKYKSIKKYLPELGFDMKIAHESVLRIDALPEGLKETQAMKFLENLFEILEYKTEEEFMQFYQNQWNKMQSKSRFDFIYKKDAEQLIKDFTALGFPEFLPDGKRCFYEVPFNDFKNKF, encoded by the coding sequence ATGTCAGATATTATTCAGCTTTTACCGGATCATGTAGCCAACCAGATTGCAGCAGGAGAAGTGGTGCAGAGGCCTGCATCCATTGTGAAAGAACTTTTGGAAAATGCTATAGATGCAGAAGCTACTAAAATTGAACTGATTATCAGAGATGCCGGAAAAAATCTTATTCAGGTAGTGGATGACGGAAAAGGAATGTCCGAAACAGATGCCAGGATGGCATTTGAAAGACATGCTACCTCCAAAATCAGAGGGACGGAAGATATTTTCAAAATCGCTACAAAAGGATTTCGTGGTGAAGCTTTAGCCTCTATTGCAGCTGTTTCTCAGGTTGAGCTAAGAACAAAGCAGAAAGATGCCTCTATCGGAACCAATATTTACATTGAAGGAGGTGTTTTCCAGTTTCAGGATCCGGTACAGACTACGGAAGGATCCAATTTTCTGGTGAAAAACCTTTTTTATAATGTTCCGGCCAGAAGAAAATTTTTAAAAAATAATAATATCGAGTTCAGACATGTAATCGATGAATTTCAACGTGTGGCGTTGGCTCATGAAGGATTGGAATTTTCCTTGTTTCATGATGATGAGGCGGTTTTCAGGTTAAGAAAGGGAAGCCAGATGCAGCGTATTGTAGATGTCTTTGGAAGAAAACTGCAGCCACAGCTGATTCCTATTAAAGAAGATATTATCTGGTGTAAGCTTCATGGGTTTGTAGCTAAGCCTGAAGGAGCAAAAAAATCAAGAGGAGAGCAGTTCTTTTTCGTAAACGGAAGGTATTTCAGAAGCCCGTATTTTAATAAGGCTGTCCAGGAAGCTTTTGAAGGGTTGCTTCAGCCAGGATATGTGCCTACATTTTTCCTATATCTCGAACTGGATCCGGAAAAAATAGATGTCAATATCCATCCACAGAAAACAGAAGTGAAATTTGAAGATGAACATCTCATTTTTGCTTTACTCCGTTCTACAATTAAAAGATCATTGGGAATTTATAATGTTTCCCCGAGTCTTGATTTTGACAGGGATCCGGATCTGGACGAAATGATGAATAAACCCTTGCCAAGCAAGAGTAATAGTGGAAGCGGGGTGATCAAAATGCCTGAAATAATTGTTGACAAAGATTATAACCCTTTTTTAGAAGAAAGGAATGTGGTGCTTCCGGAAGAAATTCAAAACCTTACCGAGATGTACCATCAGAATATCTCAGCAGAACCTTCAAAAATTAATTTGTTTGAAGACGAAGATTTTGACGAAGATCTGATGAGACTGCCGAACGGATATTGGCTGTTCAATAAAGGGGACGTGACCCTGATGCTGGATTTGGGAAGAATGCACAGGCTGGTTATTTCTGAAAGCGAAAGTAATAAATCGACAAGAAAAATAAACACCAATAGCCACGCCCTTCTCTTTTCTCTGGAGTATCATATGAACGAGATCGAAAAAAATAAATACAAATCGATCAAAAAATATCTGCCGGAATTAGGGTTTGACATGAAAATTGCACATGAAAGCGTATTGAGGATCGATGCGCTTCCCGAAGGACTGAAAGAAACGCAGGCTATGAAGTTCCTGGAGAACCTTTTTGAAATCCTGGAATATAAAACGGAAGAAGAATTTATGCAGTTTTATCAGAACCAATGGAATAAAATGCAGTCTAAATCAAGATTTGATTTTATTTATAAAAAAGACGCGGAACAACTGATTAAGGATTTTACAGCCTTAGGCTTTCCGGAATTTTTACCGGACGGGAAGAGATGCTTTTATGAAGTTCCGTTTAATGATTTTAAAAACAAATTTTAA